The DNA segment GCACCGGGCAACGGTGACGTTTACTACCGGGTCGGCAAGTTCCAGGGGTATGGCAAGCTGTCGCGCAAGAAAATCGAAGACCTGCGCATCGGTGCGCGGATCGAGGTCGACGAATCCAAGCAGGATCCGCTGGACTTCGTTCTGTGGAAAGGCGCCAAACCGGGCGAGCCCAGTTGGGACTCGCCGTGGGGCGCCGGGCGTCCGGGCTGGCATATCGAGTGTTCGGTGATGTCCACCTGCTGCCTGGGTGACACCTTTGATATTCACGGTGGCGGCAGCGACCTGGAATTTCCGCACCACGAGAACGAGATCGCCCAGAGCGAGGCGGCCACCGGCCAGACCTATGCCAATGCCTGGCTGCATTGCGGGATGATCCGTATCAATGGCGAGAAGATGTCCAAGTCGTTGAACAACTTCTTCACCATTCGTGATGTGCTGGACAAATATCACCCGGAAGTGGTGCGCTACCTGTTGGTGTCGAGTCATTACCGCAGCGCGATCAACTACTCCGAAGACAGCCTGCGTGAGTCCAAGGGCGCGCTGGAGCGTTTCTATCATGCCCTCAAAGGCCTGCCGGCGGTTGAACCGGCAGGTGGTGAGGCGTTTGTCGAGCGCTTCAAGGCGGCCATGGATGACGATTTCGGCACGCCGGAAGCCTGCGCGGTGCTGTTCGAGATGGTTCGTGAGATCAACCGCCTGCGTGACAGCGATCCAGCCACCGCCGCTGGCCTTGCGGCGCGGCTCAAGCAACTGGCCAGCGTGCTGGGCGTGCTGCAACTCGAAGCTGACGAGTTCCTGCGTGCCGGTGCCGAAGGCAAGGTGGATGCCGCTGAGGTAGAGGCCTTGATCCAGGCGCGTCTGGAGGCTCGGGCCAACAAGGACTGGGCTGAATCCGACCGTATCCGCGACCAGATCACCGCCATGGGCGTGATTCTGGAAGATGGCAAGGGCGGCACGACCTGGCGTCTGGCTGACTGACGGGCACCCTGACGTTGCTGGGTAAACAAAAAACGGCACCTCGGGTGCCGTTTTTTGTGGGTGTATGCCAGCCAGAAATCAGTTGTGCAAGGTTTCTGCTGCGTACAGGGTGTTTTCCAGCAGGCAGGCGCGAGTCATCGGGCCAACGCCGCCCGGTACTGGC comes from the Pseudomonas sp. StFLB209 genome and includes:
- the cysS gene encoding cysteine--tRNA ligase, with the translated sequence MLSIYNTLTKSKEVFKPLNGNQVRMYVCGMTVYDYCHLGHGRSMVAFDLVTRWLRFSGYDLTYVRNITDIDDKIINRARENGESFDALTERMIAAMHEDEARLNILKPDMEPRATDHIPGMHAMIQTLIDKGYAYAPGNGDVYYRVGKFQGYGKLSRKKIEDLRIGARIEVDESKQDPLDFVLWKGAKPGEPSWDSPWGAGRPGWHIECSVMSTCCLGDTFDIHGGGSDLEFPHHENEIAQSEAATGQTYANAWLHCGMIRINGEKMSKSLNNFFTIRDVLDKYHPEVVRYLLVSSHYRSAINYSEDSLRESKGALERFYHALKGLPAVEPAGGEAFVERFKAAMDDDFGTPEACAVLFEMVREINRLRDSDPATAAGLAARLKQLASVLGVLQLEADEFLRAGAEGKVDAAEVEALIQARLEARANKDWAESDRIRDQITAMGVILEDGKGGTTWRLAD